The DNA segment TGCACGCGCAGGTTGTCGAGAATCAGGAACACCTTGCGGCCCTGGGCATCACGCATCGGGCGACCCAGAAAGCGGATCAGTACCCGGGCAGTCAGCGTTTCTCGATCTGGTCATGAGACCGTGAAAGGGCTTGGGTCGAAGCAGGTTTCTCTCCCCGCTAGCCCGAACGGCTGCCTCGGTTTGAAGCCCGTTTCGCAAGGTTGGATAACTGGAGAACGTCATGCATGAGGAACCCACCGATCCTGGCGCAGTACCAACGTCTGAAAGCTTCGGGCAGGAAGAGCAAGGTCGCCATCGTGATCTGCATGCGCAAGCTGCTGGTGATTCTGAACGCGATGATCCGGGATCAAGCCCACTTCCGTTCGCAAAATGCTTGACGTTGAACATGGTTACTCCCTCCACGCCACGCTCTGCTTTTTTCCGCGCGCCCCATAGCCTGCCTGCTCAAGCCAGGTTCACCTCAAAAGATGTCCAATAGAGAACAGTGTCATTAACATTTTTATGTCTATTGACGTCATCTGTCATATAGTGACAGAATTATTCGCAACGCTCGAAACCCGCCAGTTCGCCCAGGTCATTCGCCGGGCATCGTCTGTTGCTGATCAAGGAGAGATTCATGGCAGGCATTCCTTTCATCCACGCTTACCCCATGCCCAAGCCGGGTCACCTACCAGCCAACAAGGCGACTTGGGCGATTGATCCGGATCGTGCCGTCCTGCTTGTGCATGACATGCAGCGCTACTTCCTAAAACCATTCGCTGCACCGCTTCGTGATGAGCTGATCTCGAACGTCGCATCGCTGTGCCAACGAAGCCGTAGTAACGGTATGCCAGTCGCTTTTTCGGCTCAGCCAGGCGGAATGACTACCGAGCAGCGTGGACTGCTCATTGACTTCTGGGGCCCTGGCATGAAGGTGGATCCGGAAGATCGAAAAGTGGTTGATGAGCTTGAACCATCAGACAGTGATTGGATGTCTCCAAAATGGCGTTACAGTGCCTTCTTCCAGTCCGGTCTACTGGAGCGGATGCGAGCCGCAGGGCGAGACCAGTTGGTTATCTGTGGGGTCTATGCACACATCGGGGTGCTATCCACCGCTATCGAATCCTTTACCAACGACATCCAGACCTTCCTGGTTGCTGATGCAGTAGCGGACTTTTCCGAGCAGGAGCATCAGCTTGCGCTGACCTACGCCTCTCAACGTTGTGCCGTGCTTTGCTCCACCCAGGAGACGCTGGCATGAACGACGCAGCTGGCTATTTTGGACACGATCAGCTATTTGCCACGATCCTGAACGGCAGTTCGGATGCCTATGCCCTGCTCTACCGCCCCGAATGCGACTCCGCAAATGTGGAGGTGCTTTCCGGAACAATGGCTGCCGTGAGTCACCTCGAAAATATTCCTGACTGCCGCCGTCCTGACGTCAGTGGAGGCGCTGAAAAAGAGCTGTTGGCCGTCGTTCCGTATCGCCAAATCACCGAGCGGGGCTTTGAGTGTGTCGACGATCGCGACCCGTTGTCAGTCATGGCCATCAGCGCGACGAGTCGAATTAGTAAAGACGCTCTGATCGAGGCGATTGCCGACACCGAGATCGAGCTCATCGGTGGCCACTTTGATCGTGAGGACGACAAGTATGCCGAGACGGCTCTGCAGATTATCCAAGACGAAATCGGTACCGGTGCCGGAGCAAATTTCGTTCTCAAACGCTCCTACGTTGCGTCCATAGCCAACTTCTCACGAACCAAAGTGCTGTCGCTGTACCGCAGGCTACTAGCGCAGAGCGCCGGCGCTTACTGGGTGTTTCTGGTCGACGTGGGTGATCGCGTGTTTATCGGAGCCACACCTGAGCGGCATGTCAGCCTGGAAAACGGCATCGCTACGATGAACCCCATTAGCGGCACCTACCGCTACCCGCCATCTGGCCCTTCGGTTGAGGGCGTGCTGGGGTTCCTCTCCGACAATAAAGAGAGCGAAGAGCTCTTCATGGTTGTCGATGAAGAGCTGAAAATGATGGGCCGTGTGTGTGGGGAAGGCGCTACGTTGCGTGGCCCCTACTTGAAGCCTATGGCACGGCTTGCCCACACCGAATATCTCATCAGCGGCTCCACTAGCCTGCCACCGTGGCGAATTCTCAGAGAAACGTTGTTCGCACCGACCATCACGGGCAGTCCTCTAGAAAATGCGTGCCGAGTCATCAAGAAGTACGAACCTGAGGGCCGGGGTTACTACAGCGGTTTGATCGCGCTTTTTGGCCGAGACCCTGCAGGTAACGAGACCATGGACTCGGCCATCCTTATCCGAACCGCCGATATCAACAAGCACGGCACCCTGCGCCTCTCCACTGGCGCGACGCTTGTGCGGGACTCGGTACCTCAATCGGAAGCCGCTGAAACCTTGGTAAAGGCCGCCGGCATGCTCAATGCACTAGGTGCGCTCGAAGACCAGGCAGGCTCATCTGCCGCAAACACCGACCATGCCGGAGTACTAGCGCAAATCGCCCGGGATCCAAGGGTGATCCATGCCTTGCGAGGCCGCAACGATGCGATCTCCGCGTATTGGCAGAGTTCCTCATCGCAGCGCCATCGTCCCCATCCCATGTTGGAAGGCCGTAAGGTACTCGTGCTGGATGCCGAAGATACCTTCACCGCCATGATCTGCCACCAGTTGAGCTCATTCGGGCTGAACGTCACCGTTGTGAGCGCAACGGCAAGCTTTGAACCGGCAGGGTTTGATCTGATTGTCCTGGGCCCAGGCCCTGGTGATCCCAATGACGACACTGATGCGCGAGTCATTAGTCTTCAGAAGGCTGTACAGAAACTGCTACTCGAAGGCAGACCATTTCTAGCGATCGGCCTCAGTCATCAAATCTTGTGCCGACAGCTGGGGCTACAGGTATCACGAAAACAGCGCCCAAATCAGGGAACTCAAAAGCAGATCGATTTGTTCGGCGAGGCTGTCCGTGTGGGTTTCTACAACACCTATTCGGCTTCTTGCCCAACCTCCACGGTAAAGCTCTCGCAAGACGTTCAGGCCTACCTGAGCCGAGACCCACTTAGCGATGAAGTCCATGCCATGCACGGGCCTTCGTTCATGTCATTTCAGTTCCACCCAGAATCAATCCTGACGCTACACGGCGACAGGATCCTGGGTGAGGCTGCTGCAACGCTGATTTCGTAACTCCGTTACTCCCCACTACAGGACATTCGATATGCAAGAAGCAACTCTCGCCCAGCCTGCAAGCAGGCAGGCATGGCTCGGTCTGTTCACGGTGCTTGGACTGGTGGCACTCGTGGCCATGGATGGATCAGTGCTCTATCTGGCCATGCCACACATTACCTCCGCCATCACCCCAACCGCAGACCAGGCCCTCTGGATCTTGGATATCTACGGATTTGTCGTTGGGTCGTTGCTGGTAGCATTCGGCAACATAGGTGATCGCTTCGGACGCCTGCGCTTGGTGATGGTTGGGGCCTGCGTATTTGGCGCTGCCTCCGTGGGGGCAGCGTTCTCGGAATCACCAACCAGCCTTATTGCGTTTCGGGCACTCACGGGGTTGGGCGGGGCCACTCTTCTTCCATCGGGGTTGGCCATCGTCTCCAACCTCTTTCCCGACCCGAAACAACGCGCCCAGGCAATCGGCATCTTCGCAGCGACCTTCGCAGCAGGCTTTGCGGTCGGGCCGCTGATTGGCGGGATGCTACTGCAGCACTACACCTGGGGTTCGGTATTCCTGATTAACGTGCCAGTCGTTGTGCTGTTCCTACTGCTTGCTCCGCAATTGCTCAAAGAGGTGCATGCACCCACTGAGGGCAAGATTGACTTGCTCAGCTTGCTACTTTCCTTTGTCGGCATCCTCTTGTTCACCTATTCGCTTAAGACAGGCGCGGTTCTAGGCGTATCGACAGAGCAACTGGCAATCGGCGCGGCTGGTCTTCTCGGACTGATCTGGTTCACGCTGCGTCAGCGCAACCTGGAACACCCGCTCCTAGACGTGCGACTGTTCAAAGACCGGATCTTCACGATCGCCATTTTGACGGGGCTGCTTTCACTGGTCGTCTGGTCGTCCGCTGGCTACCTGGCCGGTGTGTACATGCAGTCGGTGCTGGGCTTCGATGTTTTCAGCACAGCGCTTCTGACCATACCGGGTGCGCTGGTTCTAACAGCCACCTGCGTCTGGACAAGCCATATCGTTGACCGGGTTGGTCGCAAGTGGGCACTCGTCACCACCCACCTGCTGATCGCCGCTGGCATGGGACTGCTCCTGTTAACGACCGCTACTCACGGCGCCGCATTCTTCGTTGCTTCGACCATTGTCGCAGGCGTTGGCTACGGCCTCTCTTTCAGCCTCGTCGCTGAGATCGCAGTATCGGCTGTGCCGCCAGAACGCGCCGGCGCGGCTGCCTCTATCGCAGAAACCAGTAACGAGATCGGTAATGCCCTGGGGATCTCTGTGCTGGGCTCGGTGGCGGCACTCTGGTTCCGCCTGTACGGCCCAGGTGTAGCAGGCACCCTGAATGAGACGCTTGATCAGACCTTGATCAGCCCCGAGACGATCCAACACGCGAATGATGCCTTCCTGGCCGGTATGCATACCGCCCTAGGAATTGCAGGTCTGTTGACCTTCATTGTCGCGGTACTCGCCATCGTGTGGCTTCCCCGGAAAATGCCCGAGTAATCGGGTATACCCTCTCCCCAATTTGCCAGTCAGTACAAAGGATTCTGTCATGAGCTTGGCCACTGTTGTCGCTGCCGTTTTTGAGAAATACGCTGATCGCCCTGCCATGGGTTCGCGTGTGAAACGACTTGTGATCGGGCAATCCGGAGAACGGGTCGTTCACCTGGAACCCCGCTACCAAACGCAGACCTATGCCCAGCTATGGGCGCGAACCGGCTACGTTGCCTCGTCGCTTCACCATAACGCCCAGGCCCCGGTACATGCCGGCGATACCGTAGCGATGCTGTCATTCACCAATGCCGACTATGCAACTTTGGATATCGCCTGCATCAGGATCGGGGCAATGACGGTGCCACTTCAGACCGGCACCTCACTGGCCGACCTCCTCGCTGTTCTTGACGAGACGCGACCTGTCTTGTTGGCCTGTAGTGTCGAACAGTTAGATACAGCTGTAGCCTGTATTACCGCCACGCCATCGATTCGGCGCCTCGTGGTGCTCGATGTCGCAGAGGGTGCTTCCGACCAAGTTTCGGCCATCGAACAGGCACAGGTCAGATTGCGCGACTCAGGCAGCGAAGTTGAGGTTTCGACTTTCCACAACGATGTCGAAAACGGTAAGGCACTGCCAGATGTCGAACTGGATGTCCGGCCTAATTGCGACGACGAGCTCGCGATGTTGATTTACACATCGGGCAGTACCAGACTTCCTAAGGGGGCTATGTATACCCAAAAGCTGGCAGCGGGAATGTAGGGTGGTTCATGGGCAACGATTTTTTCGGAGAATCGGGCACTGACCTTCCACTACATGCCAATGAGCCATGTCGCGGGACACTCGTCGCTTAAAAGTACTTTGGCCCGAGGCGGCACCTGCTTCTTCACTGCGCAAGCGACGCTCGCCACCTTGATGGAGGACATCTCGCTGGTCAAACCCACCGAGTTGTCTCTCGTGCCTCGTGTGTGCGAAATGATCTACCAGAAATACCAGGGCGAACTTGCCCGGTACAACGCCGTCGACGGCGATCCCCGATCGGTTGAAATTCTCGAAAGCATGCGGACTCAGGACATGGAGGGTGCGTGGCTTGGGCCAGCTGCAGCTCAGCTCCAATTGGGCCTGAGCTCAGAGACTTCACCGAGCGACTGCTCGGGATCCCGCTTCACAACGTATACGGGTCAACCGAGGCCGGCGCGATCTGGATCGACAACGAGCTGCTGCGCCCACCTGTTGAAGACTACAAACTCATCGACGTGCCCGAGTTGGGCTACTACCTCACCGACCGTCCCTATCCGCGCGGAGAGCTGTTACTCAAGACATCGTCGATCATTCCGGGCTACTACAAGCGCCCGGAGCTCACCGAGGATCTGTTCGATGCGGCAGGCTATTACCGCACCGGTGACATCGTTGCCGAGCATGGCGAAAACAAGCTGCACTTCGTGGATCGCCGAAAAAATGTCGTGAAGCTGTCTCAAGGAGAGTTCGTAACCTTGGCCAGGCTTGAAACGCTCTTCTCCGGCATCCCCGACCTGGACAGCATTTTCGTTCACGCCAACAGTGAGTGGTCATTCCCCTTGGCAGTCCTCGCCCCCAACGCACGGCTCGTTGCACGCTTCGATGGCAGTGAAGTCATGATTCGCGCACACCTGATCGAGGCTATTCGCAAGACCGCAAGGGAGGCGGGCCTGCGAAGCTTCGAAATTCCGAGAGACTTCGTTTGCGCGACTGAGAAATTCACCCAGGAGAACGGAATGCTTTCCGACCACGGAAAGCCTTTGTGGCCACGGCTACGTCAGCGCTATGAACGGCAACTGGATGCCCTCCACGAACAAATTAAATCCCGTGAGGCGAGTCAGTTCCTGGACATTCATCGCCTAGCCAAAGAGCGTCCGGCGATCGAGGTCGTCAGGCAGGCGGTGCAGACAGTATTGGGTGTCCCCCCTGAGGCTATCAGTCCTGACATGCATTTCCGCGACCTTGGAGGAGATTCACTTTCGGCGGTTTCGCTCTCCTCGGTGCTCTCTGACACGTTCGCTATCGCAGTGCCGGTGGATGTCATCATCAGCCCCGCCTACGATTTGCAACATATCTCCAACCACATCGAGAAAAAGCTCAGTCTGGGTGCGATTCGGCCAACGGCCCAGCAAGTGCATGGCCCGAATGCCACGGTGTATCGCGCCTCAGACCTCTCGCTAGACAAGTTCCTATCCCCGGAGCTGTTGATGCAACAGAGCTCGCCGAGCCAGTTCGGGGCTGGGCCCAAGACGGTGCTGCTCACCGGCGCCACCGGTTTCTTAGGGCGCTTTCTTGCACTCGATATCCTCGAACGCATCAATCGAGAGGGGGGCAAGCTGATCTGCATTGCCCGTGCCCGAGATTCGAAGGTCGCGCAGGATCGACTGATGAGGGTGTTCGGCGACTCCGGCAATACGTTGAGCAAACGATTCATGGCGCTTGAGAAAAACCTTGAGGTTATCGCCGGCGACATCGGAGAGGAGCGCCTCGGCCTAAATCCTGTAACATGGGAGCAACTCGCCGAAGAAGTGGATGACATCATCCATGCAGGCGCTCTGGTTAATCATCTCCTACCCTACGCAAACCTATTTGACGCCAACGTCAACGGCACAGCTGAGTTGATCAGCCTGGCGTTAACCCACCACCAAAAACCGATCAGCTTCATGTCCAGCATCGCTGGTCTCGACCCTAATGGGCGAGCTTCCCACCCAACTACTGGATGAAGACCAGGACATCCGCGAATGGGGGAACGTTGTTTCCGCCGAAGACACGTATGCCGCGGGCTATGGCCTAACTAAGTGGGCGGGAGAGGTACTGTTGCGTGAAGCACACGAGCGCTACGGACTGCCTGTCACCGTCTACCGCTCCAGCATGATCCTGGCTCACCAGCATGAACCTGGACAACTGAATGTACCGGACATGT comes from the Pseudomonas sp. TCU-HL1 genome and includes:
- a CDS encoding isochorismatase family protein, with translation MAGIPFIHAYPMPKPGHLPANKATWAIDPDRAVLLVHDMQRYFLKPFAAPLRDELISNVASLCQRSRSNGMPVAFSAQPGGMTTEQRGLLIDFWGPGMKVDPEDRKVVDELEPSDSDWMSPKWRYSAFFQSGLLERMRAAGRDQLVICGVYAHIGVLSTAIESFTNDIQTFLVADAVADFSEQEHQLALTYASQRCAVLCSTQETLA
- a CDS encoding anthranilate synthase family protein: MNDAAGYFGHDQLFATILNGSSDAYALLYRPECDSANVEVLSGTMAAVSHLENIPDCRRPDVSGGAEKELLAVVPYRQITERGFECVDDRDPLSVMAISATSRISKDALIEAIADTEIELIGGHFDREDDKYAETALQIIQDEIGTGAGANFVLKRSYVASIANFSRTKVLSLYRRLLAQSAGAYWVFLVDVGDRVFIGATPERHVSLENGIATMNPISGTYRYPPSGPSVEGVLGFLSDNKESEELFMVVDEELKMMGRVCGEGATLRGPYLKPMARLAHTEYLISGSTSLPPWRILRETLFAPTITGSPLENACRVIKKYEPEGRGYYSGLIALFGRDPAGNETMDSAILIRTADINKHGTLRLSTGATLVRDSVPQSEAAETLVKAAGMLNALGALEDQAGSSAANTDHAGVLAQIARDPRVIHALRGRNDAISAYWQSSSSQRHRPHPMLEGRKVLVLDAEDTFTAMICHQLSSFGLNVTVVSATASFEPAGFDLIVLGPGPGDPNDDTDARVISLQKAVQKLLLEGRPFLAIGLSHQILCRQLGLQVSRKQRPNQGTQKQIDLFGEAVRVGFYNTYSASCPTSTVKLSQDVQAYLSRDPLSDEVHAMHGPSFMSFQFHPESILTLHGDRILGEAAATLIS
- a CDS encoding MFS transporter, whose protein sequence is MQEATLAQPASRQAWLGLFTVLGLVALVAMDGSVLYLAMPHITSAITPTADQALWILDIYGFVVGSLLVAFGNIGDRFGRLRLVMVGACVFGAASVGAAFSESPTSLIAFRALTGLGGATLLPSGLAIVSNLFPDPKQRAQAIGIFAATFAAGFAVGPLIGGMLLQHYTWGSVFLINVPVVVLFLLLAPQLLKEVHAPTEGKIDLLSLLLSFVGILLFTYSLKTGAVLGVSTEQLAIGAAGLLGLIWFTLRQRNLEHPLLDVRLFKDRIFTIAILTGLLSLVVWSSAGYLAGVYMQSVLGFDVFSTALLTIPGALVLTATCVWTSHIVDRVGRKWALVTTHLLIAAGMGLLLLTTATHGAAFFVASTIVAGVGYGLSFSLVAEIAVSAVPPERAGAAASIAETSNEIGNALGISVLGSVAALWFRLYGPGVAGTLNETLDQTLISPETIQHANDAFLAGMHTALGIAGLLTFIVAVLAIVWLPRKMPE
- a CDS encoding SDR family oxidoreductase, with the translated sequence MAWASCSSAPIGPELRDFTERLLGIPLHNVYGSTEAGAIWIDNELLRPPVEDYKLIDVPELGYYLTDRPYPRGELLLKTSSIIPGYYKRPELTEDLFDAAGYYRTGDIVAEHGENKLHFVDRRKNVVKLSQGEFVTLARLETLFSGIPDLDSIFVHANSEWSFPLAVLAPNARLVARFDGSEVMIRAHLIEAIRKTAREAGLRSFEIPRDFVCATEKFTQENGMLSDHGKPLWPRLRQRYERQLDALHEQIKSREASQFLDIHRLAKERPAIEVVRQAVQTVLGVPPEAISPDMHFRDLGGDSLSAVSLSSVLSDTFAIAVPVDVIISPAYDLQHISNHIEKKLSLGAIRPTAQQVHGPNATVYRASDLSLDKFLSPELLMQQSSPSQFGAGPKTVLLTGATGFLGRFLALDILERINREGGKLICIARARDSKVAQDRLMRVFGDSGNTLSKRFMALEKNLEVIAGDIGEERLGLNPVTWEQLAEEVDDIIHAGALVNHLLPYANLFDANVNGTAELISLALTHHQKPISFMSSIAGLDPNGRASHPTTG